The Setaria viridis chromosome 2, Setaria_viridis_v4.0, whole genome shotgun sequence DNA window GTATATAAATCGAACAAATATTATAACATCACGAACAAATATCATAACATCATGAACAAATAAATCTATAAACGTGAACAAAATATAAACACACGTGAATAGATAATTTTATATAGTGAACAGATATGTACATATAAATAAATTTTATGGGACAGAGGAAATATATCTAAAACAACTTGTATAAGAACTCACAAAACTAATTTGATACAAAATAACTACCTAAACATAAGGAAACGGAAAGGGAAAAATCACATTGACATAAGAAGGGAAAAAGTAAacatgaaagaagaaaaacatgGAAGGAAATGAATagaatgaaaaaagaaacaaaaaatatatggaagaaaaaaagaaacggaACACGAGAAGGCAAAGTGTTGGAATTAAATAAAGGaacaaatggaaagaaaaaaataaatggataAACACAAAGAAGAAAGATAATAATAGAAAAAACAGCCTTcaataaaaaggaaagaaataagAGAAGGAGAAAATAGAGAGGGACGTGTTGGGCTTTGACATGCTTGCATGCACAACCACACAACAAAATCTGTAGCAATCGTATGCAtcaaaagaagaggaagaagagataaaaaaatTCATGCAACAACCACTCTGACGTTGAATGATTCACTTTTCTCTAGATGCGTGCATGGTCGTGGGCCCCTGCTGCACTGAAAAGATTATTTGGCTACGTAGTTTACCCAACAGCCCATGTACACGTTCTTTCATGCGATAGATGAAGAAATCATCGCATATGCGATGTATACTAATACCATATGCCAGCAAAGAGAAAATGAAACGCCTGTCGGAGGAGGGAAGACCTAAAGAAAAGGCTAGGTCTAACATTGAACGTGTATAGGCCCAAGGCCCATTTCACGTGTTGCAGGTAGTAGCCGGTCGCGTTCTTCTGCCTCAGCTCACTCACCTACCCAGTGCCCACTGCTCGGGATTGGCAGCCATTGGAGGCGGCGAGCTGTAGAGGAGCAGAGCTTGAGTGGAGAAATTGGTGAGGTGGGGCTTTGCTCTTACCGCCCGGAGGGAAGAACGCGGCGGTAGCGGGGGGAGCAAAAGCCGGGACTGAGCCGGGGTGTACGGTGCAAAATTCGCATAGGAAACTCCACTACGCGCGCCTTCCAGATTTCCACCTCGAGGTATTTATTCATAGACTAAATACCTAGACTCTACTACACGCGCAATCATCTCTGATAATCTCGTATCTGGTTTGGCCCTTGGCCATAATGAAAATGTGCAATCAAATCCCTATCAACAAATGCACCTAATGACGTAACAAATTGATGATGATGGAATTCATGTATGGCGCATTCATGTGGGGCATCTGAGGCAGCAATGGAGAAAAGCCGGTGAGATATTGCTAGGTTTATCACGTGTGAACAACTTGCCTTGTGTATGAGTTCTGAATTATGAGGAAGAAAAGACTGTTGAGTTGCCATGTCTTGGTTCAACATCATGTGGGCTATGGCTTCATGGCTTGAGCACAATACTGAAGAAGTAATCCCTGACATGGTTACTTGTGCCTGAATGTTATATTGTCAAAAGAAAATTATTTTATCAAAAAATTGTCATAAGAAGTAAGCCTAGTAAAGTACAAATTTCTCTCCAGGCTCACTTTGTTGGCGCATTGCAGTTGTTATGTTTGGTTCTTCTCCACCTGAAagctttacttttttttttcctgggtAGTTGGATGGATAGGTCAGGGAAACCATGGAAACAGCTTTTATCTGCAACTAGTTGCTGGTTGCTAAGGAAGGCACGCAAGTCAGGTTATTATGATAACTAGGATTGTGCCCGTGCGTTACTACGCGCAATAAAACATTTATATTGCAATGTACAGAGCATTCAACAAGATAATAATAATATGAAAATAAGCCCAAATAATTCTGTTATTCCTCTCGCTACTAAATCTGGACAGCATCATTAATGTGAAATCAAAAGTATTCAATTGATTAACGAGAAGCAAAGCTACAAGCATTCCTTACCTATAAGAATAATTTGCCCCATGTCAAGAGAGATTAGATGAAGAGGTCTGGTTATAACAGAATATATCAGTCTGTTGATAAATTACAATATTCTAGGAATAGAGACACAAAATATCAAAATGCTGCAGACAAGTGACTAATCAAGTTCCATCAAAACGGTGCACTCCTAGAAGCCCTACAAAGGGGTCGGCTATTGACAAATCATGTGCTTGTGCTTCATCCACGTGGGCAATCAGCCCAGATCGTGCCCGTGCATTGCAACGGGCAAAAGAAAAATCCACCTAATTCAAATAGGTCGATATACTAATTAAGTATTTGTTTCAAAGCTTTTACCTGAATTACTAAGGGATCTTATTATTGGTTCCACACACAATTCAAATATAACGATGCacttattatttatttttgttagATAGCATAGCATAAGACACTACTGTCCTACACATTAGGTTCCTCTTCATGGTTATTGTATATATGTGCTACGagagatgatttttttaaagcaATAACATGAGCATGAAAACAACTTTCACGGTGAAGTTTTAAATATATGGTCTCTTTGTTGCCATTCCGAGCATCCTCATACAAAAGTTTAGACTCCATGATCTGAAAAACTAATCGTTACACTAATCCTTCTCTATACAGAAATGAAGGGTATCTGCAATGAACTATGATGTAGAAAGTGGACTTATCGAGAGCAGTGAGTGAAACTATGATGCCAAAGAAGGACCAATGCTTTTTGAAATAACCACACTGACGCCGAGGGTTGCACTCTACGTAAACATATATCCTTGAAGGGTTCATGGAACAAATTTGGCACATGATTGTTAGCACCGAATTCACATAAAAGGACATCATAAGCTTAAGATATTTTGACACAAAATTAGCACCGAATCTCTATTAAGCATTTCAGCTTAATAGAGCAGTATGGTTGGTTTTACATGCATCAGATAATTTGACACAATATAGAGATTAGCACTGAATCTCTATTAAGCAGTTCAGCTTAACAAAGTAGTATGGTTGGCTTTACATCCCCGTGCCGTGACCTTGAAACTGAccaccaccactctcataaTTGCTCTGAATATCTACTCCTGAAAATACTACAAATGAATATATCATCAATCTTCATCGTATTAAAACATGAATGAAAGAATGGTCTACCACTGGTCTAGGTGCCTGAAGACGTATTATGCATTACTAATGCAGATTATCATTTTGTGGCAGCATCACACACCTGGTTTGCTCAGATCTTTCACCAACAAGAAAACTCAAACTGATGAATCTTCAAAGTAATGAATCCGTTTTTTTCTGACCATGCTTGACACACATATAGTCGTATTAGAAGACTAAAAACACATTGGCTTATATGGTCTGCTTCTAACCTGAAGTTCATAGTGTACATGATTGTTATCTGGTAAAATGGCAAAACCAATGCTTCAGTCAACACAATTTTTCTAATGTTTTACTAGTCTTCTTTGTGCATCATCGACTTTCTACCACTTTAACTGCTGGTACGACTTGACACTTGTTTCTATCTCAGTGCCCCTTAGGAAAGCTGGAAGAAAAAATGGAGCTGGGAAAAACGCATTCAGTGCTTGTCAATCAGGAAAAATACAGTCAACACATGTGCATGGACTATTGAACTGGACTGACCTGCATGACTTGAACTAGTAACCACTCTTACCTATAATATACATATAACCAGTAGGGGGTAACACTTCCTGTTCCATAAAAAACAAACCACTCTAGAGTTTTTCTTGATACATCTCTACCATTTCATCCCACTCTAGagagagaatggagagttttattTCTGCAATCTTTGGTGAGCTGACCACTAGATCCATAAATTTCTTCATTAGCAAACTCTCCAAGCCGACAACACTAGACGTGGAGGATCGCCTCCGCAGGGTCCTGCTTCGGGCACAAGTTATCATTGACGAGGCAAAGGGGCGGCACATCACAAACCAAGCTATGCTCCTCCAGCTGGTCATGCTGGGAGACGCCGTGCACTGGAGCCATTATGTGCTCGACACCTTCAGATGCCAATTTCACCAAGAGGAGGACGCCAATAATCAGGGTGTGAGTCGCTCTTCATCTTTGTCCAAAGTAAATTCTGCAATGCGTCTCTACAGTAGAGGTGCTAAGACTTTGAAAGATCTGCAAGGGGCACTTGACAATTTGAGCTCCATGATCCTTGATGTAAATGAGCTCGTACTGTTCTTGACGAACTACCCTTGCCTGTACCGCCAGCCTTACAGCATGCATCTCCAGCTGGCCAACTGTATGTTTGGCCGCCAGTTGGAAGCACAGCTAGTCATCAACTTCCTGTTGCACGTACAGCCTCATGGCGCTGATGAAGAATTGGAGGTTCTGCCAATTGTTGGACCAAGCTATGTTGGGAAGAGCACCCTTGTCGCTCATGTTTGCAAGGATGAACGAGTACGTGCACGTTTCTCAGAAATCTTGTTCTTCCACATCCAGACTTTCACAGATGATGAGCTAGCTACTTTTAGAGATGAATGTGAACTAAAACATCaaaatcgtgtgtctgcatcGAACTTGGAGGCAAGATTGCTTGTTGTTATTGAGCTAATTGGGGATCTTATTAATGAAGAGGCATGGGGTAGGTTGTATTCTGCCTCTAAAAGGTATGCGCCAAGAGGTAGTAAAATCATAGTTACAAGCCGGTTTGACAGTATTGTAAAGTTTGGAACAACACGGGCTTTGACTCTAAAGTTTCTCCCCCATGAGGCATACTGGTATTTCTTCAAGACGCTTACATTCGGAAGCATGGATCCTGAGATGCACCCGAGGCTCACTCACCTGGCCATGGAGATAGCTAAGACGACACTGGGGCGAAGGGGCCACCTTAGCGCAAACATTATTGCTCATTTGCTAAAGGATAACTTTGACGTCAAATTTTGGTCTGCGTTGCTTGCCTTCTTGAGACGGTATTCTCAGAAGCTTGTCTCCCAATTTGGTGGGCATCCAGCTGATAGTCCAAACCAAAACAGACCTGTACTATTTGAGAGAATGGCTACGCCATCTGAATGTATTGTGCTTGATCATCGGTGTCAACACCCTTCAGAAGAGGAGATTCCAAAGATAAAATTCCAAGATGTACTATGTGGGAGCGTGATGCCTCGTGGGAAATTTGATGTCCTAGCATGGAGGTCTAGGATACCTCCTTACCATAGCTATGTCTATACTTGTAAGATTGAAGGGCCAAAAACTAGAGCTGTGAAGAGGAAGCGTTCTATGAAAAATGGAGTAACGAATTGTTAGTTTCTTGACTGTTAGTCTCATGCAGAAAAGATACCTGAATGTGTTTCTTAGGGTGTCACAAATCCTGGGAGAATGGCTACGCCTTCTGAAGATTCCGTGCTTTATCATCAGGGTCAAACGCTTTTCAGATGAGGAGGTTCATATTTCAGAATATAAGATTCCAAGATGTAACTATAGTACTACCTAGTCATCAAAGTGCTTTAGTATTATATTTTCACGAGATCTAATGAATCTCTTGTCGTTGCCTTTCCTCCATTTTGCAGCCCCAGAATGTGGGTGTTGAGGCTGGCATTTTTCCTTTATATTGTCGATTCAGTATGGTGCTTTGCTCTGATTTCAAGCATCTACATACTGTGTTATGCAGTGGTTTTCGTTGACAGCACCAGGATTCAGCACCTGCTGATTTTCCAAGTGTTCAATGCGCAATTTTATAGAAGTGACATGTGTTCAATCAATCATCAAAGGAGAATTAGGACAGAAAATTACTGGGAAACTTAAATTAAGAACTACACGAGACACTCTGCACTCTGCTGACTGCTCGGGTTTGATGAGTGTCGGTGTTGCCTTTGTTTTACTAGTGCAGGGAAGATCGAAGATGGTCGAGGTCATCTCTTGGAGGTACCCCGCCACCAGCGTCTTCCCCGCGCGCCCCCGGAGCTAAGTGTAATATTCCCAAAAACTGTAATATGTGAATGTttgaaaaatttgaaaaaattaAAATCTTTTTGGTTGAATGTTGTGATAGTTTGAAGAGctataaatttaaaattctGTTGATGAAGCCTTATGATCATATGTgctgaccatacgaggtaccgCTGGCCTCTAGGGAGGTGGAGATAGCGGCGAAGGTGATGTTGGATCAATAACGGGTACATCATCTACCCATTCATCGCCTTGAGTAGTGATATCCATTCCTCCTCAGTGAGACCTTCTAGAACAGGTGATACCATTGGCTGCTCGACCTCATTGGTAGCTCCCTACACATGTGACTGCATCGGCTGCTCCGTGTCAACATTTGACTATAGCATGGGTACATCTTGGCTCGGCCGTGAGGTTTCTAGCGATGCATTATTCAGAACAATATCTCAGCGATGCCACAGTATGTACTCGTTCATTGCATCaccgagaacctcaatcccctcatcagtagggatgtcAAGCTCGCACGACTCATTCAACATagtaacaacttgcacccagAAGTATTCTGGCAGGGGTTCCTTTGGTAACACATGAGCTGTTACTACCATGCCGGTTACGACCTctcgaaacttattttgtttccttccataaggcattaccaacctgcatggtgtatccacttgtatgtcgTCTACGGGATACCTCACGTTTGCaatggagccagcactactcggagcaacGTATCCTGTGTTGGCAAGCTGCAGGGTTGGTTTTGCCTGCTTGTCGTTGAGCATCGGATGCTGTCAGGTTGGTTATCCCTTGTACTTGCTAGCTGGCGAAGTTGGTTATCCCTTGTACTTGCTGGCTAGTGAAGAACTCAATCAGCTCCTGCTTGgcgatttctctcatcttcATCTCAAGGTCTTTCTTATAACGGTCCCGCTTCCTGTAGCTTGCTTGGTCGTTCTGAAATGCTTTACCCAGGGTAATAttgatgacatccctcgaaCATGCCCAGAGTGCTCCGCAATTCTGATTGCGGCGGTTAGCTGATCTCTCTCCTTGTTCGGCTTGGAAAGACCCTTCTTTTGCATCTCGGCGAGCTGTTCCAACCTCTcgtcaaactcaattctatattacatgtGCCGTTCCAACCTCTcgtcaaactcaattctatattacattaaaataacaaatatagtattgtaatggttataatttgacatagaattttattcacaaaaataatccatttctagtttttttctttcttccctcctctctcttctagttctagttctagatctagatgacaagctaataaagctagaaatgatggatagaagttgaaaaagaaggttggaatagcacaaactcaccttatatagccatctcctccaaagaaatcaagagcaaaaccttcccccttagatttggtgtttttggagcttttcccgagctcctctcgggcaagctccaaatggaaagTTGCCtagggaagaagatgaacatgaGTATTTATGGCGAGTTCTGTGCTAgcgggcgacataagccaaccACTAGCACAAATCACCCCATCTGTACTGGTGGTGGGCTAAGGTCGACCGCCAGCACACAGATGGATCTATGTTGGCAGTGGGCTTACGTCGCCGGCCAGCACAAAGGccactgtgctggtgggtgctccCCCGCCGGGCCAAGgaagctttgtgctggcgggtgccaatcatgcccgccagcacgctaatttggctgtgccagcacaaatcgtttctaGCGTAGTGGTACTACCTCCATATCAAAATACTTATCGCTCgtcaaatattttgatacggaggtaGTATTAGCAGAATAATGCATGACGCTAAGGCATAGAATTTTCATGAGACATAGTAAATTGCTTGCCATTGGTTTAATCTTACACCATTTAGCAGCCATGGAATTGTGGACGTTGAGACTTGCATTTTTCCTTTATGTTTGCAAGTAACTGCATATTTTTGTGGATGTAATTTCATTGATTTAGTCTATAGTCAGCAGGTCGGCAGGCCGGACTGCTGACTCACCGTGTCATGGCCGGCGTTGACTTTGACTCTTCTCTCGCGCCTCTCCTTTCCTCTCGGAGTCTCGGCCAATGAAGTCGCCAACCGCCAACCCCTCCCCCCCACAGAGAGAGAGCAAAAGGCATTTCTGGATCGAGGGCCCAAAGGAATTGCCGCGCCCAAAATTACACGCCCAAGGGCCCACAAGGCCCATTCCACTCGTTCCTCTCCCTCGCCTCCTCACCTGCTCTGCATCGCTCGGGAGTCGGAACTGCGCAGCGGCGCGATTGGAGGCGGAGTCGCCGAGAGCTGCAGAGGAGATGGGATCACGAGAGCCTGAGCGACCGCCGCGGCCAAGCATGCCAGCGTTCGTCTCCACCAACTTCACTGGCCAAGCCGCTGCCTCCGGTCTCTTGCGCGGGCCACAGGCCACCTCGGCCGTAGCCTGCCGCGGTCCTGGCGGCCGGAGATAGAAGAGGACAGTGGAGGGCAAGCTCGGCCAAGCACGGAGGTATCTGCCTGTATCATTAACTTTAGTGCGCACGCAATCATCGCTGGTTATCCGGTACCTGCTTTGGCCCTTGGTCCTCACCTCCCATCTGATGATCTAAAGTTCTGAAGCACAACTCATTCAGCTTTTGTTGGAATTTACTCCATCTTCAGTTCTTTCCAGCCCATCTAATTTCACCGACTTGACATGTGGCAATTGAAAATAATTCGGTAGTGGATTCCAGATGCTGTAAGTGTGCTGGGGACTGCCTGAAATTTGGTTCTGAATATGTATATTTCTGTTTCTTTGTTTTTCCCGAAAATGGATATATAGTGTACTTCCACAAAGAATTCGGTAGTGCAAAGCCTTCATCTTTCTTTCTGATAGCGCTCGGTCTTCAGTTTTTCTTTGACTAAGCTTCACAGTTCATACACATAGACATAGTTCAGCATTAGAAGGCTACAAAGACTTTTCTGATGATATGGTCCAAGCTCTCACAGTCTACACGGCTGTTGCCTGGTAAAAGCCACTACAGTTTCAAATGCTATATTTATCACAAGCTTTCAGACTTGCATCGTGGACTAGCATATCATAGCTTCTGTTCATGCTGCTGCGTTATCTTCCTGACGGAGAGAATCCCTAAATGGAGATGTTCCTTTCTGCAGTCCTGGGTGAACTGTCCACTAGATCCATAAATTTCTTCATCAGCAAAATCTCCAAGACGACACCACTTGACATGGAGGATCACCTCAGCAGGGTCCTTCTCAGGGCACAGATCATCATCGACGAGGCCATGGGGCGGCACATCTCCAACCAAGCTATGGTCCAGCATCTGCACATGATGAGAGATGCCATGCATCGAGGCTATTATATGCATGCTCGACACCTTTAGGGGCCAATCTCATGAGGAGGACACCAAAGGTCAGGTCATTATTAACTCTTCAGCTCTGTCTAGACTAAGTTCTCTGAAAAGCTTATGTTTCTACAACAGAGACACACCTATTTCGAAACGACTGCAAGAGGGGATTGACGAATTGACCTCCATGATCCTTGATGCGAAAGAGTTGGTTGTGTTCTTGACGAGCTACCCTCACCTGTACCGCCAGCCTTACAGCATGCATCTCGTCCTAGGCAACTGCATGTTTGGCCGCCAGATGGAATCTGAAATTGTCATCAACTTCCTGTTGCAAACACAACCTTATGGTGCTGAAGAACTGGAGGTCCTACCAATT harbors:
- the LOC117845509 gene encoding putative disease resistance RPP13-like protein 1, producing MESFISAIFGELTTRSINFFISKLSKPTTLDVEDRLRRVLLRAQVIIDEAKGRHITNQAMLLQLVMLGDAVHWSHYVLDTFRCQFHQEEDANNQGVSRSSSLSKVNSAMRLYSRGAKTLKDLQGALDNLSSMILDVNELVLFLTNYPCLYRQPYSMHLQLANCMFGRQLEAQLVINFLLHVQPHGADEELEVLPIVGPSYVGKSTLVAHVCKDERVRARFSEILFFHIQTFTDDELATFRDECELKHQNRVSASNLEARLLVVIELIGDLINEEAWGRLYSASKRYAPRGSKIIVTSRFDSIVKFGTTRALTLKFLPHEAYWYFFKTLTFGSMDPEMHPRLTHLAMEIAKTTLGRRGHLSANIIAHLLKDNFDVKFWSALLAFLRRYSQKLVSQFGGHPADSPNQNRPVLFERMATPSECIVLDHRCQHPSEEEIPKIKFQDVLCGSVMPRGKFDVLAWRSRIPPYHSYVYTCKIEGPKTRAVKRKRSMKNGVTNC